The following are encoded together in the Candidatus Omnitrophota bacterium genome:
- a CDS encoding DNA polymerase III subunit alpha — MPHSDFVHLHLHTQYSLLDGACRIKEIVKLAQQFRMPALTITDHGNMFGAIDFYLAAMKAGIKPIIGSEVYVAPKSRFEKSSSGISESSYHLILLAKDEMGYKNLMKLTSIGYLEGFYYRPRIDKESLSKYQEGLIGLSACLKGEISSLIAASRMNDAFKVADEYYQILGKGNFYLEIQENGIPEQTKVNEGLLKISKELNIPLVATNDVHYLLKEHAAAHEALLCIQTQSMLSDPNRMRFQTDEFYFKSPQEMKERFSYAPEAISNTIAITEKCNLELDFSKTHLPNFNVPGGISKEDYLRNLCKEGLKKRYQEVTPAIKARLEHELDIIKETGFTSYFLIVWDFIHYAKEHDIPVGPGRGSAAGSLVSFLLSITDIDPLKYSLIFERFLNPQRLSLPDIDIDFCYERRGEVIDYVTAKYSSQNVAQIITFGTMQARAVIRDVGRVMGIPYADVDRIAKLIPHDPNIHLAEAVKSESELANLYKTDAQIRRLIDTARVLEGLTRHASTHAAGVVISDKPLNEYVPLFQAEGQLTTGYSMNAVAKIGLLKMDFLGLRTLTVIEQAVKIIKKRHNIDIKIHEIPLDDKRTFDLLSAAKSIGIFQLESSGMRDLLRRSQPTRFEDLIALLALYRPGPIGSGMLDDYITRKRSKLHIHYEHSKLEPILEETYGIIVYQEQVMRIASELAGFSLSQADMLRRAMSKKIPEVMEEQRRVFADGCAKNKIDKAIARRIFDLIDYFSGYGFNRSHSAAYALISYRTAYLKANYPVEFMCALLSSEKDNTDKIVEYVKQAQVLKIKISTPNINESFADFTVEDDRTIRFGLLAVKNVGRGAIDSVLEARKKDGKFMSLFDLCQRVDSRLVNKKVLESLIKCGALDCFGAHRAQLMTVLLKAIEIGSRVQKERNCPQLSFFETDKSSFDIILKDSQELPKINEWPKTQVLTFEKEVLGFYVTGHPLAKYERDISRLAICSIAKLASRADSEDVVIVGLINKIRHLTTRKKQEKMAVLKIEDLEGSVEVIVFPRVFKEYERYLQGHSVVFVSGRLNLKEESPKIIANYVFPLEEVYKLVANVKIRIEHSNANIIRSLKEKLAQFPGNTPVDLDITDAHKQHVQIRVGKELYVRPAKELIAELEGLSNNLNLSLSLEHHHA, encoded by the coding sequence ATGCCGCATTCTGATTTTGTCCATCTTCATTTGCATACCCAATACAGCCTTCTAGACGGCGCCTGCCGAATTAAAGAGATAGTAAAGCTTGCCCAACAATTTAGGATGCCGGCCTTAACTATTACTGATCACGGTAATATGTTTGGGGCAATTGATTTTTATCTTGCGGCAATGAAGGCAGGTATAAAGCCAATAATTGGTTCTGAGGTCTACGTTGCCCCAAAAAGTAGATTTGAGAAATCTTCCTCAGGTATTTCTGAAAGCTCTTACCATCTTATCCTATTAGCTAAGGATGAAATGGGCTATAAGAATCTTATGAAATTGACTTCCATCGGCTATCTGGAAGGTTTCTATTATCGGCCACGCATTGACAAAGAGTCATTGAGTAAGTATCAGGAAGGTTTAATCGGTTTAAGTGCCTGCCTAAAGGGAGAGATCTCATCTTTGATTGCTGCCTCCAGAATGAATGATGCATTTAAGGTTGCTGATGAATATTATCAGATTCTTGGAAAAGGCAATTTTTATTTAGAGATTCAAGAAAATGGAATCCCAGAGCAAACCAAGGTCAATGAAGGATTATTAAAGATCTCCAAAGAGCTAAATATCCCCTTGGTAGCTACAAATGATGTGCATTATCTTCTAAAAGAACATGCCGCAGCGCATGAGGCGCTACTGTGCATACAAACACAGTCAATGCTTTCAGACCCGAATCGAATGAGATTTCAGACAGATGAGTTTTATTTTAAAAGCCCCCAGGAGATGAAAGAGCGTTTTAGTTATGCGCCCGAGGCTATTTCAAATACTATTGCCATAACTGAAAAATGCAATCTAGAACTAGATTTTTCCAAGACGCATTTGCCTAATTTTAATGTGCCGGGAGGAATTTCTAAAGAAGATTACTTACGCAATCTATGCAAGGAAGGCCTAAAAAAGAGATATCAGGAGGTCACGCCTGCAATAAAAGCAAGGCTTGAGCATGAATTGGATATTATAAAGGAGACCGGATTTACGAGTTATTTCCTTATTGTCTGGGATTTTATCCATTATGCGAAAGAACATGATATCCCCGTAGGGCCGGGCAGGGGTTCTGCTGCGGGAAGCTTGGTGAGTTTTCTTCTGAGTATAACGGATATTGATCCTTTAAAGTACAGCTTGATTTTTGAGCGCTTTTTGAATCCGCAGCGTTTAAGCCTGCCGGATATTGACATAGATTTTTGTTATGAAAGAAGAGGCGAGGTAATTGACTACGTCACAGCCAAATACAGCAGTCAAAATGTCGCCCAGATCATTACCTTTGGAACAATGCAGGCACGCGCAGTTATTCGTGATGTAGGCAGGGTTATGGGTATACCTTATGCAGATGTAGATAGAATTGCAAAATTAATCCCCCATGATCCTAATATCCATCTCGCAGAAGCAGTTAAATCAGAATCAGAATTGGCCAATCTCTATAAGACTGATGCACAGATCAGGAGACTTATTGACACTGCCAGGGTTTTAGAAGGCCTGACGCGGCATGCCTCGACACATGCTGCCGGAGTTGTTATCTCAGATAAGCCATTAAATGAATATGTACCTCTTTTTCAGGCAGAGGGCCAGCTGACTACAGGTTATTCAATGAATGCCGTAGCAAAAATCGGTCTGCTTAAAATGGATTTTTTGGGTTTAAGGACCCTTACTGTAATTGAACAGGCCGTAAAGATTATAAAGAAGCGTCATAATATAGATATTAAAATCCATGAGATACCCTTGGATGATAAAAGGACTTTTGATTTGCTTTCGGCTGCAAAGAGTATTGGAATTTTCCAGCTTGAAAGTTCAGGCATGCGTGATCTCTTAAGGCGTTCGCAGCCTACTCGTTTTGAAGATTTGATTGCCTTGCTTGCCCTATATCGTCCTGGTCCTATAGGTAGTGGTATGCTTGATGATTATATCACCCGAAAACGTAGCAAGCTGCATATTCACTATGAGCATTCTAAATTGGAGCCGATATTAGAAGAGACCTATGGAATAATAGTATATCAAGAACAGGTTATGCGCATAGCAAGTGAATTAGCAGGTTTTTCACTCTCTCAAGCTGATATGTTGCGTCGGGCAATGAGTAAGAAGATACCTGAGGTTATGGAGGAACAACGTAGAGTATTTGCCGATGGCTGTGCTAAGAACAAGATTGATAAAGCAATTGCACGCAGGATATTTGATTTGATTGATTATTTTTCTGGTTACGGATTTAACCGGAGTCATTCTGCCGCCTATGCCCTTATTTCATATCGCACCGCATATCTAAAGGCCAACTATCCTGTTGAATTCATGTGTGCGCTTCTTTCAAGCGAAAAAGACAATACTGATAAAATCGTGGAGTATGTCAAACAAGCGCAGGTACTCAAGATAAAGATTTCTACGCCTAATATTAATGAAAGTTTTGCTGATTTTACTGTAGAAGATGATAGAACTATACGCTTTGGACTTCTGGCCGTAAAAAATGTAGGAAGAGGTGCCATAGATTCCGTATTAGAGGCAAGAAAAAAAGACGGTAAGTTTATGTCTTTGTTTGACCTTTGTCAGCGCGTTGATTCGAGATTAGTGAATAAGAAGGTGCTGGAGAGCTTAATTAAGTGTGGGGCATTAGATTGTTTTGGGGCACATCGGGCGCAGCTGATGACGGTCTTGCTAAAGGCTATCGAGATTGGTTCAAGGGTTCAGAAGGAACGCAATTGCCCCCAGCTATCTTTCTTTGAAACTGACAAGAGCTCTTTTGATATAATTCTTAAAGACAGCCAGGAATTACCAAAGATTAATGAATGGCCTAAGACTCAAGTCTTGACTTTTGAAAAGGAGGTTTTAGGATTTTATGTTACAGGGCACCCTTTAGCAAAGTACGAGAGGGATATATCCAGGCTAGCCATTTGTTCTATAGCTAAGCTAGCTAGCCGCGCTGACTCCGAAGATGTTGTCATTGTTGGACTAATAAATAAGATCCGCCATTTAACGACTCGTAAGAAACAAGAAAAGATGGCAGTTTTAAAGATTGAAGACCTGGAGGGCTCTGTAGAGGTTATAGTCTTTCCTAGAGTGTTTAAAGAATATGAACGTTATTTGCAGGGTCACTCTGTGGTTTTTGTTTCAGGTCGGCTTAATCTAAAGGAAGAGAGCCCCAAGATAATTGCTAATTACGTCTTTCCGCTTGAAGAGGTTTATAAGCTGGTTGCAAACGTTAAAATAAGGATAGAACACTCAAATGCCAATATTATCAGGAGTTTGAAAGAAAAATTAGCGCAATTTCCAGGAAATACGCCTGTTGACTTGGATATAACCGATGCTCATAAGCAGCATGTACAGATACGAGTAGGTAAGGAGTTGTATGTGCGTCCTGCCAAAGAACTTATAGCAGAATTAGAAGGGTTGAGTAACAATCTTAATCTCAGTCTGTCCTTAGAGCATCATCACGCCTAG
- the guaA gene encoding glutamine-hydrolyzing GMP synthase, with protein sequence MSRETILILDFGSQYTQLIARRIRELKAYSQIVPFSISPSRIRALKPKGIILSGGPASVYDRNAPLPHKGIFNLGIPILGICYGMQLMAYLLGGEVGRSGRREYGKANLLIKSRGDLFKSLPKKISCWMSHGDCLKKAPVNFSAIAHSRNSTFASIANAKKRIYGVQFHPEVVHTPLGNNILANFLFKICKCKGTWQIESFVKETISNIRNKVGKGEVICGLSGGVDSSVLAILLHKACSRQSKCIFVDNGLLRKDEAKRLKETFADNLNLDIDFVDARKRFLSKLRRVTDPEKKRIIIGREFINVFKEEARKFKDAKFLAQGTLYPDVIESVSSTGSPSAKIKSHHNVGGLPKNLKLKLIEPLRELFKDEVRQIAHVLELPGSIANRHPFPGPGLAVRIIGEVTEARLEILREVDAIVIEEIKKAGKYDAIWQAFAVLLPIKTVGVMGDKRSYENVVAIRAVTSRDGMTADWARLPRGLLEIISNRVINEIRGVNRVVYDISSKPPATIEWE encoded by the coding sequence ATGTCTCGCGAAACTATCCTAATATTAGACTTTGGTTCTCAGTATACTCAGTTGATAGCAAGGCGCATCCGTGAACTAAAGGCCTACAGTCAGATTGTTCCATTTTCCATTAGTCCAAGTCGCATTCGCGCACTCAAACCCAAAGGCATAATTCTCTCTGGTGGTCCGGCAAGCGTTTATGATCGCAATGCCCCCTTACCTCATAAAGGCATCTTTAATCTTGGCATTCCTATCTTAGGGATTTGTTACGGAATGCAATTAATGGCTTATTTATTGGGTGGAGAGGTAGGGCGTAGTGGGAGGCGCGAATACGGGAAGGCAAATCTTCTTATAAAAAGCAGGGGTGATTTATTTAAGTCTTTGCCAAAGAAGATTTCCTGCTGGATGAGCCACGGAGATTGTCTAAAGAAAGCGCCTGTAAACTTTAGTGCGATTGCCCATAGTAGGAATAGTACTTTTGCCAGTATTGCCAATGCTAAAAAAAGGATTTATGGCGTTCAGTTTCATCCTGAGGTTGTCCATACTCCTTTGGGTAATAATATATTAGCTAATTTTTTATTTAAAATTTGTAAATGTAAAGGCACTTGGCAGATAGAGTCGTTTGTTAAAGAGACAATTTCCAATATCAGAAACAAGGTTGGTAAGGGTGAGGTTATCTGTGGGCTCTCAGGCGGGGTTGATTCTTCTGTATTGGCTATACTTTTACATAAGGCCTGTTCTAGACAGTCAAAGTGTATTTTTGTTGATAATGGTCTCCTGAGAAAAGATGAAGCAAAAAGGCTAAAAGAGACATTCGCGGATAACCTTAATCTGGACATTGATTTTGTAGACGCCAGAAAACGTTTCTTAAGCAAGCTGAGGAGGGTTACTGACCCAGAGAAGAAACGCATAATTATCGGACGCGAATTTATAAACGTATTTAAAGAAGAGGCGCGTAAATTTAAGGATGCAAAATTTCTCGCACAAGGCACGCTTTATCCAGACGTTATAGAGTCAGTCTCAAGCACTGGATCTCCCAGTGCCAAAATAAAAAGCCATCACAATGTGGGAGGCCTGCCTAAGAATTTAAAGCTAAAACTTATAGAGCCTTTAAGAGAATTATTCAAGGATGAGGTGAGGCAGATTGCACACGTATTAGAATTACCTGGCTCGATAGCTAATCGACATCCGTTTCCTGGACCAGGGCTTGCTGTGCGTATAATCGGAGAGGTAACTGAGGCGCGCTTGGAGATTCTAAGAGAGGTTGATGCGATTGTTATTGAAGAGATAAAAAAGGCTGGTAAATACGATGCTATCTGGCAGGCATTTGCAGTTTTGTTACCGATAAAAACAGTGGGAGTCATGGGTGATAAACGCTCTTATGAGAATGTGGTTGCAATCCGGGCTGTTACGAGCCGAGATGGTATGACAGCTGACTGGGCAAGGCTACCTAGAGGCCTTTTAGAAATAATCTCTAATCGAGTTATCAATGAAATAAGAGGCGTCAATCGTGTAGTCTATGACATAAGTTCAAAGCCGCCGGCAACTATTGAATGGGAATAA